Proteins from one Triplophysa dalaica isolate WHDGS20190420 chromosome 6, ASM1584641v1, whole genome shotgun sequence genomic window:
- the LOC130424568 gene encoding uncharacterized protein LOC130424568, with protein MSNNERLLQGEQMETSQTELETIQEVEKGSTSAPSKKEPRKSSRERKLTEKMLELKQQEISQKEIKWIKLYESWKDQAKDTRVKIKDECSEEDLSKMMDAVEGLETQVKEMYETIRSQTAPSTEIRRKMDSCTAVTADLMRLLKVRMCEVGLEEFDATGENARIHMVLDKEYANSIFGSTKSKHTVQSSHSKCSSENLSIAAKRAECAAQLAAKQAEIKMEEAIAAQKQELKRLENQRDLQVIAAKLKAYSEADSSDESRTTGSEVANSPIYSPKEMKKEQTFINIDKVQPNQSNDDGSLAQALHDAMVLTRLPAPEPSVFTGDPLTFLEWSSSFKALIERRCTNPVDRLFYLKKYISGEAKCVLEGSFFRKDDKAYEQAWELLNSRYGHPFVIQRAFREKLNNWPKISSRESVKLRQFSDFLISCNNAIPHIKGLQVLNDCEENQRMVQKLPDWVTSQWNRYVTKHLRETEEYPKFNEFAEFVAREAEVACNPVTSFNALKSTEERPIRDVKRQRANAFITNVKAPDKFCTVMRSNSAGENQPKESNKVNVTSPFSEPVPCLCCGDSHSIHKCQTFANKPVEEKKRLIFDNNLCFGCLRRGHNSRECRSKAICSICKKRHPTPLHEERSSAAADTSSHAIETEETTSSLSCSVDRGCGGSTSMIVPVWISSSTNPEKQILVYALLDTQSSNTFVDKEVCEEIGASLEPVKLKLTTMMGKDSIIQSERVNGLRVKGLLSQSLVNLPPAYTRDFIPLERSHIPTSQTAKRWNHLNSIVQEMPKLMDCKVGLLIGYDCSRALAPRQVITGGEDEPYAIKTDLGWSIVGSSPKVAKSTEVIGLCHRVHVKEVPPLTPATIIRALESDFKDTNPGERSMSQDDIQFMQLLNEKTNYNADGHLEMPLPFRTRPHLPENKRLALARLKRLKGKLEKNPKFKEDYVKFMGGVFKDGDAERAEQQSETGNVWYIPHQGVYHPKKPNKIRVVFDCSAKYDGTALNDHLLVGPDLTNGLTGVLCRFRKYPIAVICDVEKMFHRFHVSQEDRDYLRFLWWENGDTNSEPKEYRMKVHLFGAASSPGCANYGMKHLANQNEKDYPAAANFIRKNFYVDDGLVSVEDVDTAINLVREAQTVCAKGRLHLHKFISNNREVLESIPDNERATEMHDVDLRHDDLPVQTVLGVKWSANSDTFSFKVILDEKPATRRGILSTIASVFDPLGFLAPFLLLGKKILQDMCRKGIEWDEPLPEELKPRWESWLNDLKNLQGLQIPRCITSGKMETTQRIELHHFSDASSQGYGQCSYIRLLSEDKVHCSLVIGKARVAPTKVVTIPRLELSAAVVSSAVSSMLREELELKIDQEYFWTDSKVVLGYINNEARRFHVFVANRVQRIRETSDPAQWYYVDSDSNPADHASRGLSVSELISSNWFTGPKFLWEREIVTSESDPELLVGDPEVKVTQVLQTKLEKEEQFLDRFSRFSKWHTALKVVARIQQLAKGNKFPKPINVEDLKKAGVALIKLAQKDAFEKEMETLSHGKLPNNNQFFQLDPVLHDGVLRVGGRLTKASSPLDLKHPIILPKNGSVTRLILGHCHEKTQHQGRGQTLNELRANGYWIVGGSKVVANYIKQCVTCRRARRPTETQKMADLPANRVDPSPPFSYCGMDCFGPFHTKQGRKEYKRYGLIFTCLSSRAIHVEMLEDLTTDAFINALRSFIAIRGAVREIRSDQGTNFIGAKNELTKALNELDKERLTAYLAQKQCDFTFNVPDASHMGGIWERQIRTIRSVLNWVLSQSAGRLDDASLRTFLYEAMSIINCRPLTTDTINDPKSLEPLTPNHLLTMKASVPLPPPGKFEAEDLYSKKRWRRVQYLTEQFWGRWKREYLANIALRQRWHSAKRNVKIGDVVILQEDALPRNGWRLGRVLDVRTDEDGLVRKVTIQLGDRKASKEGKSKNNNFSILERPIHKLVVLVENN; from the coding sequence ATGTCAAATAATGAAAGGTTGTTGCAAGGTGAGCAAATGGAGACCAGTCAGACAGAGTTAGAAACAATACAAGAAGTAGAGAAAGGTTCTACTTCTGCCCCTTCTAAAAAAGAACCAAGAAAGTCTTCAAGGGAAAGAAAACTAACTGAAAAAATGCTGGAGCTTAAGCAGCAAGAAATTTCTCAAAAGGAGATTAAGTGGATCAAGCTTTATGAAAGTTGGAAAGATCAAGCGAAAGATACACGTGTCAAAATAAAGGATGAGTGTTCTGAGGAAGACTTAAGTAAAATGATGGATGCCGTAGAAGGACTGGAGACACAAGTAAAAGAAATGTATGAAACCATTCGTTCTCAAACAGCACCTTCTACCGAAATTAGAAGGAAGATGGATTCCTGTACAGCAGTAACAGCAGACCTAATGAGGCTACTGAAAGTACGTATGTGTGAAGTCGGGTTAGAGGAATTTGATGCTACAGGAGAAAATGCAAGAATTCACATGGTGCTGGATAAAGAGTACGCCAACTCAATATTTGGAAgtacaaaatcaaaacacactGTCCAAAGTAGCCATTCAAAATGTTCGTCCGAAAACCTAAGCATCGCAGCAAAAAGAGCAGAATGTGCAGCACAACTCGCAGCAAAACAGGCTGAAATTAAGATGGAAGAAGCTATAGCTGCACAAAAACAGGAGCTAAAGAGACTGGAAAACCAAAGAGATCTACAAGTAATAGCGGCAAAGCTTAAAGCATACTCTGAAGCTGATTCTAGTGACGAAAGTAGAACCACAGGTAGTGAAGTGGCCAATAGTCCCATTTATTCTcctaaagaaatgaaaaaggaaCAGACATTCATTAACATTGACAAAGTGCAACCAAATCAATCTAACGATGATGGATCATTAGCACAAGCCTTGCATGACGCAATGGTTCTTACCAGACTACCAGCACCCGAACCCTCAGTCTTTACAGGCGATCCACTTACATTCTTAGAGTGGAGTTCAAGTTTTAAAGCTTTGATTGAAAGACGATGCACAAATCCAGTTGATAGGTTATTCTATCTAAAGAAATACATCAGTGGTGAAGCAAAATGTGTACTGGAGGGAAGCTTTTTCCGAAAGGATGATAAAGCCTATGAACAGGCATGGGAGCTATTGAACTCTAGATATGGTCATCCCTTTGTAATACAGCGGGCATTTagagaaaaactaaataactGGCCCAAGATTAGTTCTAGGGAGTCAGTTAAATTGAGACAATTTAGTGATTTCCTGATATCCTGCAACAATGCTATACCACACATCAAAGGACTTCAGGTGTTAAATGACTGTGAAGAGAATCAGAGAATGGTACAAAAACTCCCTGATTGGGTAACCTCTCAATGGAACCGTTATGTCACAAAGCACTTAAGAGAAACGGAGGAATACCCTAAGTTCAATGAGTTTGCTGAATTTGTGGCCCGTGAGGCAGAAGTGGCATGCAACCCTGTAACTTCCTTTAATGCCTTGAAGTCAACAGAAGAAAGGCCCATCAGAGACGTAAAGCGCCAAAGGGCCAACGCGTTTATAACAAATGTAAAGGCACCTGATAAGTTCTGTACAGTGATGAGGTCGAACAGTGCCGGTGAAAATCAACCAAAGGaatcaaataaagtaaatgtcaCATCGCCATTTTCAGAGCCAGTTCCATGCCTGTGTTGTGGAGACAGCCACTCCATCCACAAATGTCAGACGTTTGCCAATAAGCCAGTGGAAGAGAAGAAAAGGCTTATATTTGATAACAATCTCTGCTTTGGGTGTCTTAGACGAGGACATAATTCGAGAGAGTGTAGAAGCAAGGCAATTTGTAGCATTTGTAAGAAACGTCATCCAACCCCACTTCATGAAGAACGCTCTTCTGCTGCAGCAGACACATCCTCTCATGCTATCGAAACAGAAGAAACAACTTCTTCCCTTTCTTGCTCTGTTGACagaggttgtggtgggagtaCATCCATGATAGTTCCTGTGTGGATTTCTTCATCTACAAATCCAGAAAAACAGATCCTGGTGTATGCCTTACTGGATACCCAAAGCAGCAACACCTTTGTAGACAAAGAAGTATGTGAAGAGATAGGTGCGAGTCTAGAGCCAGTTAAGTTAAAGCTTACCACAATGATGGGAAAAGATTCCATTATTCAGAGTGAGAGAGTCAATGGGCTTCGAGTTAAAGGGCTTCTCTCTCAAAGTCTTGTCAACTTGCCACCCGCCTATACCAGAGATTTCATTCCTCTTGAACGTTCCCACATACCTACCTCTCAGACTGCAAAAAGGTGGAATCATCTAAACAGTATAGTGCAGGAAATGCCAAAGCTGATGGATTGCAAAGTCGGACTGTTGATAGGTTACGACTGCTCAAGAGCACTGGCACCACGACAAGTCATCACAGGAGGTGAAGATGAGCCCTATGCCATTAAGACAGATTTAGGTTGGAGTATTGTCGGTAGCTCACCAAAGGTTGCAAAGTCTACAGAAGTAATAGGTCTGTGCCATCGCGTACACGTCAAGGAAGTTCCACCATTGACACCAGCCACCATCATCAGAGCTCTTGAATCAGACTTCAAGGATACCAACCCTGGAGAAAGGAGCATGTCACAAGATGACATACAATTCATGCAACtattaaatgagaaaacaaactaCAATGCGGATGGTCACTTGGAAATGCCCCTACCCTTTAGGACACGCCCACACCTGCCAGAAAATAAGCGGTTGGCTTTGGCACGGCTGAAGCGGTTAAAAGGGAAGCTTGAGAAAAATCCAAAGTTCAAGGAAGACTATGTCAAATTCATGGGAGGTGTTTTCAAGGATGGTGATGCTGAGAGAGCTGAACAACAATCTGAAACAGGAAATGTGTGGTATATCCCTCACCAAGGTGTTTACCACCCTAAAAAGCCAAACAAAATTAGGGTAGTGTTCGACTGTTCAGCCAAGTATGATGGCACTGCACTAAATGATCATCTGCTCGTTGGACCAGATCTTACAAATGGACTGACTGGAGTGCTCTGCAGGTTTCGCAAATACCCTATAGCAGTCATCTGTGATGTGGAGAAGATGTTCCACAGGTTCCATGTAAGCCAGGAGGACAGAGATTATTTACGTTTCTTGTGGTGGGAGAACGGGGATACGAATTCTGAGCCAAAGGAATATCGTATGAAAGTCCATCTATTTGGAGCGGCATCCTCACCTGGCTGCGCAAATTATGGAATGAAGCATCTTGCAAACCAAAATGAGAAAGACTATCCTGCAGCAGCCAACTTCATAAGGAAAAATTTCTATGTTGACGATGGCCTCGTCAGTGTTGAAGATGTGGACACTGCCATAAACCTAGTGAGAGAAGCACAAACTGTGTGTGCCAAAGGAAGACTGCATCTTCATAAATTCATCTCCAATAACAGAGAAGTTTTGGAGTCAATACCTGACAATGAACGAGCAACTGAAATGCATGACGTGGATCTCAGGCATGATGACCTTCCAGTCCAAACTGTGTTAGGAGTGAAGTGGAGTGCAAATAGTGACACCTTctcatttaaagttattttggaTGAGAAACCAGCAACGAGGCGGGGAATTCTCTCAACTATAGCTTCTGTGTTTGACCCACTGGGCTTTCTAGCTCCTTTCCTCCTCCTGGGAAAGAAAATACTACAGGACATGTGCCGAAAGGGCATTGAATGGGATGAACCACTGCCAGAAGAATTAAAGCCACGATGGGAAAGCTGGCTAAATGATCTAAAGAATCTGCAGGGTCTTCAGATTCCAAGATGCATCACATCTGGAAAAATGGAAACGACCCAGAGAATTGAACTTCATCATTTTTCCGATGCGAGTAGTCAAGGGTATGGTCAGTGCTCATACATACGATTGCTGAGTGAAGACAAAGTACACTGCTCTTTAGTCATTGGGAAAGCAAGGGTTGCACCCACTAAAGTTGTGACAATACCCAGGCTTGAGTTATCAGCTGCAGTAGTTTCTTCAGCAGTCAGCAGTATGTTAAGGGAAGAGCTAGAACTCAAAATCGACCAAGAATATTTTTGGACAGACTCAAAAGTAGTCTTGGGCTATATCAATAATGAAGCTAGAAGGTTCCACGTTTTTGTAGCCAATAGAGTTCAAAGAATCAGAGAAACATCAGACCCCGCACAGTGGTACTACGTTGATAGTGACAGTAATCCAGCAGACCATGCCTCCAGAGGCCTCAGTGTGTCAGAGTTGATCAGTTCAAATTGGTTTACTGGACCCAAGTTTTTGTGGGAAAGAGAGATTGTCACGTCGGAGTCAGATCCAGAGCTCTTGGTGGGTGATCCTGAAGTAAAAGTGACACAGGTACTACAAACCAAGCTAGAAAAGGAAGAACAATTTTTGGACAGATTCAGTCGGTTCTCAAAATGGCATACAGCATTGAAAGTGGTCGCTCGAATCCAGCAACTAGCTAAAGGAAACAAATTCCCAAAGCCCATAAATGTCgaggacttaaagaaagcaggtGTCGCGCTTATAAAATTGGCACAAAAGGATGCATTCgaaaaagaaatggaaacaCTAAGTCATGGCAAACTTCCAAATAACAATCAATTTTTCCAGCTTGATCCAGTGCTGCACGATGGCGTTCTCAGAGTAGGGGGGCGTTTAACCAAAGCTTCCTCACCTTTGGACTTGAAGCATCCAATAATCCTGCCAAAGAATGGTTCGGTGACACGTCTAATTTTGGGTCACTGCCATGAGAAAACTCAACACCAAGGCAGAGGGCAAACCCTTAACGAACTGAGAGCTAACGGTTACTGGATTGTTGGTGGCAGTAAAGTTGTAGCTAACTACATTAAGCAGTGCGTTACATGCAGAAGAGCTCGCAGGCCAACAGAAACACAGAAGATGGCAGACCTACCTGCTAACCGTGTTGATCCCTCGCCACCGTTTTCCTACTGTGGCATGGATTGTTTCGGGCCATTTCACACCAAGCAAGGCCGTAAAGAGTACAAGAGATATGGCCTCATATTCACCTGTCTCTCTTCTAGAGCAATTCATGTGGAAATGCTGGAAGACCTTACTACTGATGCTTTCATAAATGCTCTGCGGAGTTTTATAGCAATCCGTGGTGCTGTACGAGAAATCCGGTCAGATCAAGGCACAAATTTCATTGGGGCAAAGAATGAACTGACGAAGGCACTTAACGAGTTGGACAAAGAGAGACTAACTGCATACTTAGCCCAAAAACAATGTGACTTTACATTCAATGTACCTGATGCCAGCCACATGGGGGGTATTTGGGAAAGGCAGATCAGAACAATTAGGAGTGTCTTAAATTGGGTCCTCTCTCAAAGTGCTGGCAGATTAGATGATGCTTCCTTAAGAACCTTCCTTTATGAAGCCATGTCTATCATAAATTGCCGTCCACTCACCACTGATACCATTAATGACCCAAAGAGCCTAGAGCCTCTTACCCCAAACCACTTGCTCACCATGAAAGCTTCTGTACCGCTGCCACCACCAGGAAAATTTGAAGCAGAAGACCTTTATTCCAAAAAAAGGTGGCGTAGAGTCCAGTACTTGACAGAGCAATTCTGGGGTAGATGGAAAAGGGAGTACTTGGCAAACATAGCACTCAGACAGCGCTGGCATTCCGCAAAACGAAATGTAAAAATCGGAGATGTTGTCATTCTCCAAGAGGACGCACTTCCACGCAATGGCTGGAGACTAGGAAGAGTGCTTGATGTTCGTACAGATGAAGATGGATTGGTGCGAAAGGTCACAATTCAATTAGGCGATAGAAAGGCGAGTAAAGAGGGcaaaagcaaaaacaataatttttctATTCTTGAACGTCCAATTCATAAATTGGTTGTGCTTGTAGAAAACAACTAA
- the LOC130424830 gene encoding SAM pointed domain-containing Ets transcription factor, with product MASPVRIHTDSSGLQLPRFTESPPSFLKREDGIVQTSDMLDLKPRPDASDRGYPGLYLSCFDMLFTEDTTWLVRLSDSCGPAGGVPRLEPEQCPVIDSPGLGTSPLSPTLEEQVEERSLEQVQSLVVGEVLKDIETACKLLNITPDPMEWNCGNVQKWLLWTEHLYRLPQVGKAFQDLDGKDLCSMSEEDFLQRSPQCSETLHAHLEIWKSAAWMKERCAVGDTRMRETEELWSEADSSCSGQPIHLWQFLRELLLKPHSYGRCIRWLNKEKGIFKIEDSAHVARLWGLRKNRPAMNYDKLSRSIRQYYKKGIIRKPDVSQRLVYQFVHPV from the exons ATGGCCAGTCCAGTTCGAATCCACACGGACAGTTCAGGTCTTCAGCTGCCGCGCTTCACAGAGAGCCCGCCGTCTTTCCTCAAGCGTGAGGACGGAATAGTGCAGACATCAGACATGCTCGACCTCAAACCTCGTCCAGACGCCTCAGACCGTGGATATCCAGGACTCTATCTGTCCTGCTTTGATATGTTGTTTACAGAAGACACCACGTGGCTGGTGAGGCTGTCGGATTCATGCGGGCCGGCGGGCGGCGTGCCCAGACTGGAACCCGAACAGTGTCCTGTGATTGACAGCCCGGGTCTGGGAACATCTCCTCTGTCTCCTACACTGGAGGAACAGGTGGAGGAGAGATCTCTGGAGCAGGTGCAAAGTCTGGTGGTGGGAGAAGTTCTGAAGGACATCGAGACGGCTTGTAAACTTCTCAACATCACACCGG ATCCGATGGAGTGGAATTGTGGGAATGTTCAGAAGTGGTTGCTGTGGACCGAGCATCTCTACCGGCTCCCGCAGGTGGGCAAAGCTTTCCAAGACCTGGACGGCAAAGATTTGTGCTCCATGAGCGAGGAAGACTTCCTTCAGCGCTCGCCGCAGTGCAGCGAAACCTTACACGCACATCTGGAGATATGGAAATCAG CTGCCTGGATGAAGGAGAGATGTGCAGTCGGAGATACGAGGATGAGAG AAACAGAGGAGCTGTGGTCTGAGGCCGACTCATCTTGTTCTGGTCAACCCATTCATCTGTGGCAGTTCCTCAGAGAACTTCTCCTCAAACCTCACAGTTACGGCCGCTGTATACGCTGGCTTAATAAAGAGAAAG GAATCTTTAAAATCGAGGACTCGGCTCACGTGGCTCGTCTCTGGGGTCTGAGGAAGAACCGTCCGGCTATGAACTATGACAAACTCAGTCGTTCCATACGCCAGTACTATAAAAAGGGCATCATCCGCAAACCAGATGTCTCTCAAAGACTCGTCTATCAGTTTGTCCATCCAGTTTAA